Part of the Quercus robur chromosome 5, dhQueRobu3.1, whole genome shotgun sequence genome, TTTATTGGCccaattttaacaatttgtCTTGAAACAGGAAAAAGTAAATTTCTAGCCTCCTCAATTCATGACATGGGAAAAGTACTAATAACCAAAATTATGGGGTATAATTGGTCATCTTTTAACGTTTGAATTGGGGATACAGAGTGTCAACTTTTCTTGATTTGTAATCAAATGATTTCTTCTTAAGAGATATTCAGTAATTTGCAATACGTCTCATGAATTAAAGCCACACAAAAAAAGTTAAGACGTGAAcattcattttccttttgtCAGCTCTATAACCAAAGTTCTCTATATAAGCCCATGTTCTATTTCAAGTCCATACATCCTCCTCCTTTCTCCCAATAATAACCCTTGCTTTATTATCAATATAGCCATGAAGCTGCtcacacttttctttttattcttagCAGCAATGGCTATTGTTGCAGCTTTGGATTTAGAAGATTATAACGAAGACATGGACATGCAAAGTCAAGTCACAGTGCCTGAAAACCAAGAACAAGAAGCTGCTTCTTTAAGAGGAGTGGGCCGGTTTCTTTCACAGTATCACCAGCCAGCCAGTATGACTTGCAACAAGTTTCCTTGGGTTTGTCGTCTGAAGAATAGCCCGGGGCGGGACTGCTGCAATAAGAAATGTGTTAATGTGATTACCGATCGCATGAACTGTGGTGGCTGTGGATGGAAGTGCAAGTACTCTGAAATTTGTTGCAAGGGAAAATGTGTGAATACTTCCTTTGACAAGAGGCATTGTGGTGGGTGCAATAAGAAGTGCAAGAAGGGAGAGTTATGTGTTTATGGGATGTGCAATTATGCATGATTTCATTACTTTATATAGTATGCAACTGTAATACTTTTATGCCTCTAGCTTCATGCAAAATTGAATCTTGGTTCCATATATGTCAAGGATATTGTTAAGTGGAGCCAAAATGAATTCAGTTTTACATCATGAAAGCATATATATaactgtcaattttttttttcatgcaaagggaaaatgatttaagaaaaatattgaaacTGTTTGAAGATTTCTTACATACAAAATTATCCATAATGTGTGACAGTCCAATTGATATCTTTCTCACTTTTAGAAATTATTTGTCCCCTTTATTAGCCAAAATAATGACAGAGACAAGTAGCCTCACAGTTGTTTTGGGTATAATAATGCTACTGAAATACAAAGCTCCTCATAATTGGTCTCCATCattaacccaaaaattaaaagcatGACACTTGTAACACTAAAAATTGGCCACCTTTCGTGAATTTCTTAACTTTATAGGGTATGGATAAATATGTAtttctttttggaaaattttctctttatgAAATGTGGTGCATAAGTAATTCTCCCAACATCTTTTTATTactgtattattattttttcttacagCTAGTAGGAGGTGAGATTTGAATCCATGGTAGTGTCACTGAATTAGTAGATTCTTGGTCCCAACTTCTTCTTGTGTGCATCtaagaatttaaaaatattttatttttccctcccAGTTGTTTGCCAAACAAATGTCAAACAGTGTTTAAAGTGATCCTTCTTTCATAATTTTGCAAACATTCAGGTATGTGGTGCACGccttttaataagaaatttttatttgggtcaAACTCCTTACGTGTGCATAGGGAAGGTACACGGTATTAAGGGGTTTCTTCGTTCCTACATTGTCACTTCCCCTTGTGAATTCAAGTGTAAGTTTCTTTCTCTCCTTGACTTCCTTTTtacttttagcctttttttcttttcattttagaaAATGAATGTTAAGGGCTGGGGTTGATTATGAACTAAGACATAGATCCTTTTCAAAACCTTTGGTGTGCATAGGGAACGAAGAAACCCCTTAATACCGTGTACGGTACACGGTATTAAGGGGTTTCTTCGTTCCTACATTGTCACTTCCCCTTGCATGTGAATTCAAGTGTAAGTTTCTTTCTCTCCTTGACTTCCTTTTtacttttagcctttttttttttttttcttttctttttagaaaatgaatGTTTAGGGCTGGGGTTGATTATGAACTAAGACATAGATTCTTTTCAAAACCTTTGGTGTTGGGTGTACAATATGAGTGAAGttacacattaaaaaataactaataagttGCCCAAAAGTAACTAATAAGTTACACAATATGCGATGcacaaataattttgtgatattttatgtaAGATAGTTTTGGAGAAtgttatacatatattataataaaatagtaaacTAAATTAAAGATACATACACATTTTGAGATATTTAAAATTAGTTTAGTAGATTTACCACACATTTGTAGCATTCTTAAGGTaagattattgttattattattttttaaatcatgaaaccaaaaataaatggaaaagaGTAACAgaccatgaaaatcaactaatcTATGTTGTGTCATAGATTGCATACCATGAAATGAAAGTATATCTAACTCTCTTGCCGCTTTTCACTCATTGATAGTGCAACATTAAGACATGGTATGAACATgtgtcttatagatgatttaaaaccgttgtagaaaaaaaaaattacccgtAGGGGTTTCAGTGGCTTGATGATGGTGGGAGGCCAGTATGATGGAGGAAGTGGtccttcaaattcttctttctctctcttacaaatGCTTTGTGAATCTcatgtcttttattttagtaATAGTGAAACAGTATGTTTCATTTAatagtccacaacattttcgtGCCTTTCTATCTCTCCCCAATGCCATATCaggttaattattattttttttcaagtatgccaaactcaattattttgtttctttttgtttttaatattaaaacaatgggtatgctaaaagatatgaagaagagagaaatttaTGGCGTAAGCTCAGACAATTAATgagaaattaatgaaataacaataaaaataagttaaagtaAATTTTTGGGTAACTGTAAAAAATACTGTGGGGACTATGGCCCAAAATaatgttgggccttgggccttgtctgAGGACACTAACAAGTCCAAGGAGAGAAACACGACTTAGATGATCTACATTACAAGCCTCATCAGTGGGAGACAAAGAGAAGAAGGTctgaggaggaactcctcctcggacacggCAGACCCAGACCAAGTGTATGCTCAAGCAGTCGAAGTACGCCCCCTGAACACATGAAAGGgaagaaaacttaaaatatctaaggaaaagctgccaccaccacattaaatgcactgcagctacttttctggccacattaatgtggagaatacccctgaacagtgctgccttggttGCTGCAACTCATAGAGGATTGAAATGGGTGTTTGATGGGATgagtgctcaagtgggggtccaggtgatcaacaagtgtaagatcCAGATGATCAGAAAGAGCCTATATAATGTGGAAAAGCCCCCATGAAGAGGgggcaaaaaaaagaagaagaagaagagaatactgtagcatgTAAAAGAACCCTAATGTGGTGATCTGTATTTATAAGTAAAATTCTAGTCTCCTCGGACAGAAGGTCCTTTGATCATAATAGCTTTTATTCGTATCTGATTGCTTCTTAACCCCATGCAAGCCGTTGCTTAACTCATCTAAACCTAGTTTtttgacccatactctacaaaattcattgtattgagctTTTTGGATCAGGATTCCATACAgtttgggcttgggctccaGACTTTGTCCCTACAAATACTTAatgaaaaaaggtaaaaaaaaaaaaaaggctaaatgcaTTAGAGTGCCACATGGTAGGAACTAATGCACTCTCACATAAGGTTTCTaccttcatatatatatatatatatattgatgaaagGAATgaatggttaatataacataattgagctgATATACCTATTGGGTTCAAGCATTTTTGGATCAAGTggtgtctctatatgttatattaactactcaaggTGTCTTCCCGAAgtgtttatctccccaacaTTTGGCCATTACACACACACTTTtgtaatttagttttaattaaaagatttggAATTTAAACAATTATGGATATAGAATTtatcaaactaatttttttatatacaagataaaaattctactatagcctaatctaagtgtatatatgtgtgaaacccTCTCCTAGATTCTTCCTtcaaaacatttcaaaaaaacccatttagcCACATTATGGGTCACACAATCGCCTCTCTAAATGAATGATTTACAAACCAATTTGAGCATGAATTCAAAATTAGCTTAGTGTAATTAGTAATTTATTGGATCAACCAATGAGAAGAAGATTTATCATTCTGTAGAGGAAGAATCACATTTAGCGCGACTCTAATTGCATTCTTACACCAACATTCTGCTACCTTTTGCTTTTGCCTTTAAGAGACCTTGATCTTGTGTTAGCTCTGTCCATGTGAAGATGATCTCTCTTTTATGGTTTCTCTCTACTACAGCCAAGCATGTTTTCTCCTCACTCTTAGCGacatcaaaactcaatttcaCCAAAGCAGGGAGAAGGTATATATGTGGTGTAATGGGAATATGAAATGCCCCCTTAGTTACATAGGGGTGGACCCCACAAAATGCCCCCTCACACAATTGccgcttttgttttgtttttgtttttttccagccaaaaaaaaaaaaaaagtcacaaaaaatatagaatGTAGTTTTATGCAAGCATTTTTCCAACTTTTAATGGTGAGCCTGTCCCAATGGCAGCAGAGAATTGGCTGCTAAAGATGGAAAAGTTATTGAGAGCCCTTGAATGCATTGATGCTCAAATGGTGGTGTATGCTACTTTTGCTTTTCAGGATCCTGCTCAAACGGGGGTCTTTCACTCCTTTGTAGTTTACTTTTACTTCTCCATTTTGTAAAGGTGAAGATTTGGGATTTAATTAATCATGGATATAGAATTTATCAAACTAATTAGTGGGTGTAACTTGGGCAGCCTTCCTTTCTGACGCCCAAATCAATCGAAATCCAACATAAACTTGGCCCAACCTAAGATAATAATCTAACCTGAACACAAAAAAACATTTATACAATATAGACTTGGGTAGAGTTGTCTTGATTAAAGGTCGAATTTGTCACGTTAAGAACTTAAGGTTGAAACCTAAAAAGCTTAGGTTAGCCTCCATTCCAGACATACCTTTCTAGATAACAACTCCAGGTTAGTCCTGGCTTTGTCGGATACCATGCATATGGCAATCCCtccattttttctctttttaattaatataaaaagaaaagaaaaaaaaagtgaggaagGATGATCCATCGTGATTATCTTACTTGAACGTgatcattataatttataactcTACCTATTGAGTAACAACATGTCTAAGAGGTCTGATAGGAATGGGGAGCCATAGATTGATTTCATATATTGTGAAAAGGAAGATTCATATATTCAAAGcatgaaataattattattaaggAGAATAAGAGGTAGAAATTCTAttgcaaaataaatattatcttctAATCATGTGATCATATCTGTAGAAGTTGGAGTTGGATGTGCCTAGTATAATCCTTGGAGAGCAAAGAAGTCGCAACGAATGGTTcaaattcactattttttttttttttaagataacgGTTAGaacttcttttgttttcttaaatCTCTACTTTTGTTAATTACTTGTTATATGTTGTAAGGGTTAGGTATTGCACCTATGCACCTGCCCATTTCTCcctcacaaaattttttaccttcctaactttttaactttaattttattatttttctaaatcTGTTTTATTAGgtggttgagattgaaaattgCTTTTCTCAGCGCTCAATCTCAACTATTGATTATAGTTGCATCAAGTCTTACATTAAGTATCACCAAACATGTCATGATTAATACCCTATAATTGTAGGGTCCtttggtaggaaaaaaaaaagctttttgaTATTTTGCGCTTGGACCTATTTGGACTCTAGGAGAATATGAGAGAATATATCATGGGCGGttgtatgttttaaaaaaaaataaaagtggtaaGTGTAAAATTGAGAGAAATTCTAAATAGGAAAAGAATTTTATTGATCACAGAAAATATCTAGAAGGTCTTAACTGATTTACAAGCCCTACTCTTCTTTATACACACGCAGCAGAGTGAGGGGGAAGAATAACTAACTATCAAAGCTAACTAATCACAGATCAACACGTGTTAGCTATTTAAATCAATGCAAAACTAAACTTGACAGCTGTACATTTAGTCTAACGGCTCTATTTCTTCAATctacttcttttccttttgattaaaaCAGTGTCGTTCTCACCTCTTCATCGTCACCTAGTTCATTGAATGCTTCAATACTCCCCTTCAAGTCTTGAACTGTAAGTTCACAGACTTGGCTTTCAATAGGCTTGAGACTTGGTGAATAAATATCAAGCAGCCCCAAGCAATTTACCAACCTAGAAAAAGCTGGAAGCCCCAATGCCTTTGTGAAAATGTTTGCAATTTGAAATTGACTTAAAACATGGAAAGTTTTGATCACACCCTCTATTATGTTATCCCTGACCAGATGACAATCGACTTCAATATGCTTCGTTCACTCATGAAAAACTGGGTTAGTTGCAACATGCAGTGCAACTTGATTATCATAGAATAACTGAGCACTCTTAGGATGATCAACCCTCAAATCCCTTAGCAATTGAAGAACCTAAACAATTTCACATGTTGTGGTAGCTATTGCTCTATACTCTGCCTCTGCTGAAGATCTAGAAACagtgctttgtttctttgatctcCAAGAGATTAGAGAATCACTTAGAAAGACACTATAACATGTTAAAGATTTCCTTGTATTAGGATAGCTTGCCCCATCGGCATCATAGAATGCTTTTACCTGCAAATCTGAGTTGCTAGCAAAAAACAAACCTTTGCCAAGTGTGCCTTTTATGTATTGAAGAATTTTGTTGACTACTTGCATGTGAGGTTCTCTTGGTTCAGCCAAAAATTGACTTGATGTGTGTACAACATATGTGATGTCTAGTATAGTTAAGGTCAAATATAACAATCTCCCTATTAATGTCCTGTATTGGTTTGCATCTGGCAACAACTTTCCTTGATCCTTTGAAAGATGCAAGGGTTTTGCTCCATAGGTGTTTTAACTGGTCTAGACCCTAAATGACTTGTATCTTGTAGAATTTCCAAAGCATACTTTCTTTGGTTTAGACTGATTCCCTTGTCACTTCTTGCTACTTCAAGCCCCAAGAAATACTTTAGAGAACCTAAGTCTTCTAGACCAAACTTAGCATCAAGCAAAGTCTTCAATTCATGAATACACTTAGGATCATTCCTTGTGAGAAAAATGTCATCCACATAAATTAGCAAAATAGTGAGTGATAAGCCTTTAGTGAGAGTCAAGAGAGAGTAATATGCCTTTGATTGGACAAAGCCAAAATTCAGAATTGTATAACAAAATTTAGCAAACCATTGTCATGatgcttgcttaagtccataaagACTTTTGTTAAGCTTGCAGACCAGTGTTTGAGCACTGCCAGAACCAAAAACACACTCCCCTTTGCTATGAAAACCAAGGGGGAGACTCATATAAATTTCCTCATCCAAATCACCATGCAGAAAGACATtgttaacatccatttgatggaGGAACCACCCTTTCACAGCAGCCAAAGACAGCACCATTCTCACAGAAACAGAGAAGGTGTCAGTATAATTAAGCCCTTCCCTTTGAGTGTACCCCTTTGCAACCAACCTGGCATTATGCCTCTCAAATGTGCCATCTGACTTATACTTTGTTCggtaaacccatttgcaaccaatTGGTACCTTGCTTGGTGGGAGAGTGGTTAAAGTCCAAGTATTGGTTAGCTCAAATGCCTTAATTTCCTTGTCCATGGTAGCTCTCCACTCAGAAGATTAAACTGCTTCAAGGAATGAGGTAGGGTCTGTGAAATTGGAATCAATAACCATGACAAATTGCTGATATGACTTATTGAGATTAGAGTAACCAAGGCAAGCAAAAATGTCATAAGGTTGCCCAAGTAATGGTTTTGAACCTACTGCCTTACAAGAGTAGTGTTGAAGATAGGAAGGTGGTTTATGTGGTCTAGTGGATTTTTTGGCACCTAAGGGTGAAGAAGACCTAGCAATAACTAAAGGACCAGTGTCTAATTCAGAAATAACAAGCAATGTAGGAGTATCATGTTCATGAGAAGGCTGTGGAACAGATGACTACTTTATAGAAGGAATATCTATAGTGTTTGTGAGATCTACAGAACCATGAGTATCTGCAGAATCATAAGTACTTGCAGAATCACAAACACCTCCATAAAATAGGCAAAGGTTCAATATGATCTTGCAAAGGAACAGATAGTGATGGGATAGAATCTGGGAAAGTATCAGGTACACAATGAGGTACAACAAAATTATCTAGAAAACCAGTTGAGGAGGAACCTGAATTGACACAACTCTATAGAGTAGCAAAGGGAAAAATAGACTCATAAAATACAATGTCTCTTGAAACAGAAATGGTTCTAGTATCCAAGTCTAGAACCTTGTAACCCTTAATACCAGTGGGATAACCTAGAAAAACACACTTTTTAGCCCTTGGTGCAAACTTATGACAATTGTGAGAAAAAGTTGAAATATAGCATAGACAACCAAAAGTTTTGAGATGGTTGTAGGAAGGAGGTTACTTGAAGAGCATTTCATAAGGCGTTTTGTTCTCTAAGTGCTTTAAAGGCAATCTATTAATGAGGTAGGTTGCTATCAAAATATAGTCACCCCAGAGGAACAAaagattgaaattttaatgCTCGAGCAACAATTAAAATGTGTTGATGCTTCCTCTCAACAATAGCATTTTGTTGAGGAATATCAACACAAGTCAATTGATGTAGTATACCTTTGGTTTTCAAAAAATCTTTCATAAAAAATGTTGTGCCATTGTCACTTCTAAGGCATTTGATTTTAGCAccaaattgagtttcaaccattatTGAAAATTGTTGAATTAGGGCTTGTGTTTCTACCTTGGATTTAAGCAAATAAACCCAAGTGCATCTAGAgtaatcatccacaatggtAAGGAAAAATCTATATCCATCAATAGTAGAAACAGAAAAGGGACCTTATAGATCACAATGAATCAAATCAAAGATAGTATTTGAAATATGAGTACTAGAGGGAACAAAAAATCTCTTTTGTTTAGTAAGATGACAAATGTCACAATAATGTGGTTTATTTATTGCCAAATCAGAGACAGTTTgcttaataaagaaatattgcATGAGAAGGATGTCCTAAACAAAAATGCCACAAATCAGAAGTTACAGTAGCAAAGTCTTTAGCAAAAGGTTAAGGAGGAGAAGGTGAGCAAATAGCAAGCACAAAGGATGATGGAAAAGAACTATGTTGTAGTAGATATAGACCTTTTGTTGCTTTACCCAGTCCAATCATGTTCTAGTGAACTAGGTCTTGGATAAAGCAAAAGGAACCAAGAAAAACAAGACAGCAAAACAAAGTTTTGGTGAGCTGATTAACTGAAATGACGTTGAAAGTAAATGAAGGAACACATAAAACTCCATAAAGCACTAAAGTTTCTAAAATGTGTACTGTCCTAATGTGTATTACTAAAGCCCTTTCTCCATTAGGCAGATAAACATAGGTGTCTATAGTGGATGTTATGGTGGTTAAAATAGAGACAGAGTGCACCATGTGATTAGTAGTACCAGTGTCAATGATCCAAGCTTGGGGTTTATATGCTTGTCTATTTACATACTGGGCTAAAAATATAGAATGAGATAGGTTTGGTGGTAACCAAAAAGGATTACCTGAGAAGTTGTTAAACAAGTGAGATGGCAAGGAAGCACTAGAATTGGTAGCAACATTTGCAAGTGGTGACAAAACTGAAGCTGCTTAATGAGCAGGTGCAGCTTGATGAGTAGAAGCTTCATTGAGAGATTGAGAAGCCAGGAAAGAGAGCAATTGCTCACATTGAGCTTGAGTGATTGGACACTGAGGCTGTGATCCAGAGTGCTGTGGTGAGCAATTCATCATCTATGGTGGACAATTCATCATCTTAGCTTGATTATGAAAACCAAATAAGGGTTAAGGagcaaaattcccaaaattGCCAAGATTGGGAGAAAAGGTCCTAAATTTTCCTGAACTAGAAACCTGATTAGCAGAAGATTTTCCTTTAGGCTTATAACCTGGTGGATAACCATACGATTTGTAGCATTTGTCTGCAATATGGCCAACAACTCCATGGTAAGTACAGCTAGGCCTTTCCTTCTTTGAATTCCATCATTTTCCACCATATCTTCCATAATTGCTACCTTGATGCCTTGCTGATTCCCATTGTGATAGGTTTGTCCTTGATAACTCTTTGCATTTGAGTTATTAGTAGCATAAAAAGCAGTTGGTTCAAGAACTATACCTGCTTGActaatttgtttatgtttctCTTCTTGCAATTTCAATGAGTAAACCTTATTGATGCTAGGAAGAGGCTCAGTTATCAGAATTTGACTTCTAAGATTAGCATAGCAATCATTAAGCCCCATGAGAAAACGAAAAACTTGATCCCTCTTTTGTGCGTCTAACTGAGATTTTTGAGAACCATAAGTGCAAGTGCAGTTAGGACATGCTTGATAATTCACAAGTTCATCTCATAAAATCTTGAATCTTGTAAAATAAGAACTTATCGAGATGGGACCTTGtgaaagttttgaaatttctttttgaacTTCAAAGAATCTTGAAGCCTTTGGCTGAGAAAACCTGTCTTGCATGTCGATCAATAAATCCCTTGCAGTGTGAATGTATATCACACTAGATTGAAGCTCTTTGCTCAAGGAATCTAACAACCAAGAAAAAATGGTGGTGTTTGATCTGTGCCAAGCATTGTATAGAGATGAAGATGGGTCAGGCATGGAAATCTGGCCATTGACAAAACCAAATTTGTTTCTACCACTCAAGGAGAGAAACACGGCTCTTGACCAACTCAAGTAATTCTCAAGACCAGTGAGTGGTTGCAAGACAAAAACCACGGAGTTATCAGATGGTGGAAGAAAGTAAGAACTCGATGGATTGGAATTTTGATCATCCATTGAGGAAGTAGAATTCGATTTGCAATCTACAGTCATCGAATGATTTGTTGAAGGCAAAGGATCCGTTGGTTGTGTTTTAGAATCCATAGCTATGTTGGAAGCCATTGATGAGTTTggaagctctgataccatgtaaaaTTGAGAGCAATtctaaatagaaaaataattttattgatcacAGAAAACATCTGGAAGCTCTTAACTGATTTACAAGCCCAACTCTTCTTTATATACACGCAGcagagagagagggaagaatAACTAACTATCAAAGCTCACTAATCACAGATCAACACGTGTTAGCTATTAAATCTAACGGCTCTGTTTCTTCAATctacttcttttccttttgattaaaaCAGTGTCGTTTTCACCTCCATGTAATTCTTGACATGCTCTGTTTCTGCTCCCCGAGACTTCATCATCAcgtagttctctctctctctctctctctctctctctctctctctctctccttttctttaaTCTAGGATCTACGACCCAAATCAGATAGTGTGCAAGTTTATGGTGTTGCGATTCCACCAATACATATAGCCTGTGCCATGAACCATCCCAGCGCTAGGTGTTTGGAGTCTTTGGACTCCGTCAACTATCTTATATGAAAGTCAAAGTTCAAACTTACAAAAGGCTGTTTATAGTGTTAGCGTTGTAAAGTAGAGCCTAAATTAGTAGTGTTAAGGTAAACAACTAATAATATTGAATAAGCAATATAACTtagcaaaattatatatttatatgtactTTTACTATAATAATTTTGCAATTGAGGctttgtttaaaatattttatattgaaaatattttcattttacggTGTTTGGTTGCATATCTGAAAATTCATTTACAAGTGCCTATTtcaaggttaaaaaaaaaaaaaaaaaaaccccaaatttgcAAGGACACTAGTagagatctataaattttttgtgtGACAGGGCCTAGCAGTGGAGATGTGtgcaaaacaaaaccaaatctaaagggcctaggaaaaaaaaaaaatccctaaattAGCATCAAACAACAAAACAGCAACACAATTGCTCTATGAAAGTCATGAGCATAGTTTTCAGAACCGGACCGGATCGGGAGGTCGGACCGTGAAAATCGGGAACCGGGATGAAAACtggttttttaagcataaagaaccggattttttgttaaatccGTGAACCGCTAAAAGCGGGGTTGGATCGCACGAACTGGtgagaaccgtgcggtccaaccccttagcatttttttttttaataattttattctacttaattaaattatccatctcttacaaggaataaaaaaaaaatataattaaaatccttcaaagatattcaattttacttcaaaaattaatcataaattttaatgttttcatggttattattttattttattttattaactttcttatttaattattaaatatatgctttaaaatcattaaatttctctcacatatatagatatattgtcaattttgctagttttataaatttaatatctatatttaggctttaattaattattaaattaattatgacgacATTACGATTCGACCTCGGTTTGACCTCAATCCGacttcaaaaaccttgaacctctcccttttacggttcaatgaacggtccgggtctaAAAATCTTGGTCATGAGCAGCCGTACATGCAGGTAATTACTTCCATCTCTAAGAAGAGTGAGTGGCTTTGAAGGTTGTGCTGCGGGTGAGTGCTCTTCCTATCTGTGGCTTGGGCTAGAGTTGGGAGTGGTTGTTCTATGAATGTGATCTCTACGTGTAAGAGAttgtaaaatgtaaaatgttttaccaaaattttaagcgtaaaatattttacttcttcTTGCCTTAATTTTACAGTTtgactagaaaatattttacagttgACTAgattttacaacaaaacaaacatggtaaaatgtgtaaaatattttattgaaaatatttactTCGAAACAAATAGAGCGTGAATCAACTATATGGTACAAACAAAATTAGAAGATGCAACTAGGTTgacatctttcttttcctttaacaAACAGGTTGCAAAGATGCAAGAgagataaaaactaataaacacaaaaaattctacattttttttttttttttatggaactaaaatattaaacaaaatacAATGCAACAGATTGCATCTTATTGTAACCTTATGACATTTTCTATCTATAAATACTAAAATGACAATAACTTACCAAGGTAAACTAAAAAGATACCAAGCAACAAATATCTTCCATATGTGCCTCCatgaataaaat contains:
- the LOC126729179 gene encoding stigma-specific STIG1-like protein 1, with product MKLLTLFFLFLAAMAIVAALDLEDYNEDMDMQSQVTVPENQEQEAASLRGVGRFLSQYHQPASMTCNKFPWVCRLKNSPGRDCCNKKCVNVITDRMNCGGCGWKCKYSEICCKGKCVNTSFDKRHCGGCNKKCKKGELCVYGMCNYA